ATGCCAATCTGGTTGGATATGCCGAAAATACCGGGGAAGGAGTTGAGAACCGGGCGCATCATGGGAATCAGTTCGCGGCCGCGCTGCTCATCGGTACTGCTGGTCCCCAGGAGCATGATATTGGCCGTGGCCACGTAGAAGGCATTCTCAATACCGGGTTTCTCATCAACTTCTGTGCGATAGAAGGGCCAGATGGCAGCAAAGATCTTCTGACCGATATCCTCCTGTTCTGCCACACTGAGGCCGGGGGGAGGAATGAGAATATTCACGACAAAATTCTGGTTGCCGTGGGGCAGGTATTCCATTTTGGGAAAGAGCACCCAGGCGACTCCGATGGAAAAAACCACCAGGCCAGCCACCGTCGCAATCCGACTGGTGACGGTGCGGCTGGCGCGCTCCACCACCATCATGATCAGATCCACCGCCATGTGGCCCGCGCGCACCGAGGGACGCTCAGGTCCCGGCGCCGTGGTACTTCCACCGCTGCGGCGAAATATCTGGGCACTGAGCATGGGAATAACGGAAATCGAGACAAAGAGGGAAAAGGTGACAGCAGAGGTCACCGCCAGCGCGATATCGCGAAACAGCTGACCCGCCTCGCCTTCCAGGAAGACAATGGGCAGGAAAACCGCGATGGTGGTCAGGCTGGAGGCGATAATCGCCCCCCAGACCTCCCGGGTACCATCGTAACAGGAGTGAAAGGTGGATTTTCCCAGCTTGCGATGGCGGTCAATATTTTCCAGTACCACGATGGCGCTGTCCACCAGCATACCTACGGCAAAGGAGATTCCCGCCAGCGAAACGATATTCAGGGAGCGCCCCAGGGCATTCATGATGATAAAGGTACCGATAATACTGATGGGGATGGCAACAGCGACAATACCAGTGGATGAGGCGCTGCGCAGGAAGCTCACCAGAATGACGATTGCCAGGACGCCGCCGATCAGAATATTCTGCTGGACCAGTTTGACGGCACCCATGATGTACCCTCGCTGATCCCGTACCCAGCGCAGATGCAGATCCCGAGGGTGCAGCAGTTCGTCGTTAAGGCGGTTGACCACCTCCTCCAGGGTATTGGTCAGCTCCACCACGTTGGTACCCGACTCGGCACGCACTCCCACCACCATCCCCGGCTCTCCCATCAGCATGATGGATGCCGTCTTGCGGGCGTAGGCAAAGTCCACTTCCCCCACATCACCCAGGCGCAGCCGATGCTGCCCATCGGAGCGAATAATGATATCCCGTATCTCCTGGGGACTTTCAAATTCGGCTACCGTCCTGATGCGATAGCTGCGCCGGCCCATATCCATCTGACCGGCAGAAATGTTGATATTTTCCCGCTGCACCACACTGATGATCTCGTCATAGGTCAGTCCGAAGGCAGCCATGCGCTCGGGATCGAGGAGAATATGCATCTCCAGATTGCGGCCACCACCGAAGAAGAGATCCGAGACGCCATCCACTCGCTCGATATGCTGACGGACCTCGTTCTCGAAAAAATTCCGATAGGTGTCTATATGGTTGGGATTGTTTTCACGGGCCTGCATCATCATCCAGACCACTGGGCTGGAGGTATCACCGGAAGCGTTCACGGAAGGTCGTTCGACTCCCTCAGGATAACTGCGTACCTCTCCAAGCTTATTGGAAACATCCAGCAGGGCGCGGTCCATGGGAGTGCCGATCTTGAAACGCAGGGTAATGGTTCCCATGTTATTGCGGCTTGAACTCTCGTACTCCACGAGATTGGGAATACTCTTCAGGTAGTTCTCCTGAACTTCTACCACATCGCGTTCAATCTCGTAAGGTGACGCACCGGGCCAGGTGGTGCGAACCGTAATCTCCGGTTCCGACACCTCTGGAGTCAACTGGTAAGGCATATTGCCCAGGGAGATGAGTCCAAAGAGAAGAATCAGGATAACCCCGACAATCACGGTGACGGGTTTTTCTATGGAAAATCGGATAAAGTCCATGGCTCAGTTATCTTTCACAGAGGTTGTGGCACCGATGATCTGAACAGCCTGCTGCGGGAAAATGCGCTCATTACCCTTGACAACCACCAGGTGTCCCTCCTGCAGTCCGGCCACCCGGACCCCCACCTGCAGTTGATCATAGGCGATGATTTCCACCGGCTTCATTTCCGCCTTGCCATCCACCACCACAAAGAGCACATCCTGACCAAAGCGACGGATGACACTGTCACGGGAGACCAGCAGAACATCAACCTGATCATTGCCGGCAAACATCACCTGAGCCCGCATTCCTTCCATCAACTGGCCGGAATGCTCCACCCGTACTTTTACCGGAAAGGTGCGCGTGGCGATGTCGGCCTGAGGAATAACCGCATCCACAACGCCAGCATGGAGCTTTTCCTGAACACGTATCTGCACTGGCTTACCCACCTGTATCACGTCCACATCTGCCTGGGAGACGTTGACGATCACCTGCATGGATCCGTGTGC
This portion of the Desulfurispirillum indicum S5 genome encodes:
- a CDS encoding efflux RND transporter permease subunit, with product MDFIRFSIEKPVTVIVGVILILLFGLISLGNMPYQLTPEVSEPEITVRTTWPGASPYEIERDVVEVQENYLKSIPNLVEYESSSRNNMGTITLRFKIGTPMDRALLDVSNKLGEVRSYPEGVERPSVNASGDTSSPVVWMMMQARENNPNHIDTYRNFFENEVRQHIERVDGVSDLFFGGGRNLEMHILLDPERMAAFGLTYDEIISVVQRENINISAGQMDMGRRSYRIRTVAEFESPQEIRDIIIRSDGQHRLRLGDVGEVDFAYARKTASIMLMGEPGMVVGVRAESGTNVVELTNTLEEVVNRLNDELLHPRDLHLRWVRDQRGYIMGAVKLVQQNILIGGVLAIVILVSFLRSASSTGIVAVAIPISIIGTFIIMNALGRSLNIVSLAGISFAVGMLVDSAIVVLENIDRHRKLGKSTFHSCYDGTREVWGAIIASSLTTIAVFLPIVFLEGEAGQLFRDIALAVTSAVTFSLFVSISVIPMLSAQIFRRSGGSTTAPGPERPSVRAGHMAVDLIMMVVERASRTVTSRIATVAGLVVFSIGVAWVLFPKMEYLPHGNQNFVVNILIPPPGLSVAEQEDIGQKIFAAIWPFYRTEVDEKPGIENAFYVATANIMLLGTSSTDEQRGRELIPMMRPVLNSFPGIFGISNQIGIFQQGLGKGRTIDVDVVGDDLDEIVAAASHLFAAVGQSIAGAQVRPVPSLELLYPEVALIPDRDMVRAVNMNAASVGTAVDVLMEGRKVGEFKQEGQKKIDLVLTAPQSRVSSPEDLFRTQIAAPGGQLVPLSNLVRMEQRYGITEIRHYEGRRTITLQVTPPDHITIQEAMEIVQERIVPSLKQEGKIPPQIQVQLSGTADKLLETVALLAMNFVLASAIIYLLMSALFGNFVYPLVVMFTVPLATAGGFAGLRLTNALIAPQALDILTMLGFIILIGVVVNNAILIVHQTLNNIRYHSMEMAGAVLDATRNRLRPIFMSTLTSIFGMLPLVVAPGPGSELYRGLGSVIVGGMALSTVFTILVIPCLLMFVLKGEKPRA